In the genome of Microbacterium paraoxydans, the window TGCAGACCTGCAACGGGGTGCGGATCTGCGAGAGTGTGCCTGGACGCGGCGGGTCAGGAGCGGAGGGCGCGGAGGGCTCCGTGGGGGCGAGAACTGATCTCGCCGGCTTCGCGCTCGCGGGTCTCGGACCACTGCAGCTCGAGACCGGCCGCGGCGAGCAGCGGGGCCAGGGCCTCGGCGGTCCAGAAGAACGCGGGTGCGACGGCATGAGGGAAGACCGCCCGGGGTTCGCCGACGAAGTAGCCGAGGAGTAGTCCTCCGCCGGAGGCGAGCACCCGAGCGAACTCGGCGAATACGTCCGGGAGCTCGGCCGGAGGGGTGTGGATCACGGAATACCACGCGAGGACGCCGCCGACGGTGCCCGATGCCTGCGGCAGCGTCCGGAACGACCCGTGATGGAACGAGAGGTGCGGATACTGCACCCTCGCCCCGCGGATGAAGGCCGTGGAGAGATCGATCCCCTCGACGTCCCGCCCGGTTCCGAACTCTGCGCCGTCATCCCCGTGCAGGAAGGCCGTCCAGTGGCCGGGGCCGCACCCCGCGTCGAGCAGCCGTCCCGGGGTCTCGTCGCGCCACTTCCGGATGAGCTCTCGGTCACGGGGATCCGTCAGCCCCAGGTCTCCCGCGACCTCCCGGTACTCCTCAGCCCTCGCGTCGTAGGCGCGCGCGACCGAGTCCGCTCCCGCGGGAGGTCGCAGATCCGGGCTCATGTCGCAGCCGTCCCCCGCATCCCTGCGACCGGAGTGCGAATCTGCGACCGACTCCTGCCCCGCGGGAGGTCGCAGATCCGGGCTCATGTCGCAGCCGTCCCGCGGGTCACTGCGACCCCGGTGCGAATCTGCGACGGGGGTCACCGCGACCGGGCGGCGAGGGCCGCCTGATACAGATCCCGGGAGGACAAGCCCGTCAGGGCCGCGACCTCGGAGGCCGCCTCCTTCAGGCGGGTGCCGTCCGCGACCAGGGCCTGCACCTGGGCGAGGGCGTCCTCCGGGGAGGCGTCCCGCCGCGGCGCACCCTCGACGACCACCACGATCTCGCCCTTCACCCCGTCGGCGGCCCAGGCGGCGAGCTCGGACGCGGTGCCACGACGGACCTCCTCGTACAGCTTCGTCAGCTCCCGACACACGGCGATCCGGCGGTCCGCGCCGAAGGCGGCCCCCATGTCGGTGAGGGTCGTCGCCAGGCGCGAGGGCGACTCGAAGAACACCATCGTTCGCGGCTCGGCGGCGAGGGCGGAGAGGGTCGCCCGGCGCTCCCCCGGCTTCCGCGGCAGGAACCCCTCGAAGGTGAAGCGATCCGTCGGCAGCCCCGAGATCGCCAGGGCCATGAGCACTGCGCTCGGCCCCGGGATCGCGGTCACCGTGACCCCCTGCGCCACCGCCTCGGCGACGAGGCCGTATCCCGGATCGCTCACGGTCGGCATGCCCGCATCGCTCAGCACCACGAGGTCGGTCTCCGCGGCGAGCGCGGCCAGCTCCGCGGCCTTCTGCTTCTCGTTGTGGTCGTGCAGCGCGATCAGCCGGGGCCGGTTGTCGATCTTGAGGGCCTGCAAAAGGCGCTGCGTCGTGCGGGTGTCCTCCGCGACGACGATCTCCGCGTTCTCCAGCACCTCCACGAGGCGCCGCGACGCATCGCCCAGGTTTCCGATCGGGGTCGCGGCGAGGATGATCACCCGCCCAGCTTAGGCGCGGCCCCTTGGTGGACCCTCGAGACGGGACCGGAGCCGGCATACCGGGAGCGCAGAGCGGAGTGTGTCTAGGCTGGACCGGTGACCGCGCCCGAGCCCCTCCTGCCCCTCCCCGAGGAGCGCCTCACGCGTTACGAGCGGCTCCGCGACCGTGTGCTGCAGGCGCCGGACTGGGGCCGGGCGATCGGCTGGCTGGCCCCGCTGCTGGTCACCGCTCTCGCGGCGGTCCTGCGCCTGGCGAACGTCGGCCACCCGCACCAGCTCGCCTTCGACGAGACCTACTACGTCAAGGACGCCTGGTCGCTGTGGAGTCTCGGCTACGAGGGGGTGTGGGGCGAGAACGCGAACGACGCCTTCGTCACCCTGCAGGAGCTCCCGCTGACGAACAAGGGCGCGTTCATCGTGCACCCGCCGCTCGGGAAGTGGCTCATCGCGCTCGGCATGGCCATCGGCGGCCCGGACAACAGCGCCGGCTGGCGTCTGGCGACGGCCCTCCTCGGTGCGGGATCGGTGCTGCTGGTGTTCCTCATCGCCCGGCGCCTGACCGGCTCGGTCGTGGCGGCGACCGTGGCCGGCACCCTCCTCGCGATCGACGGCCTCAGCATCGTGATGAGCCGGATCGCGCTGCTCGACGGCATCCTCACCTTCTTCGTGCTGCTGGGCGTGCTGTTCGTGCTCATCGACCGCCAGCGCACGATCCCGCTGCTCGAACGCCGGAACCCCGACGACGAGCACCCGCTGTGGGGACCGATCCTCTGGCGCCGTCCCTGGCTCGTCGCCGCGGGCCTCGCGCTCGGCGCCGCCTCGGCGGTGAAGTGGTCGGGGCTGTACGTGCTCGCGGGCTTCGGACTCTACGTCGTCATCACCGATGCCCTCGCCCGGCGCCGCGGCGGGGTCGTCGTGTGGCCGGCGTCCGCGGTCTTCCGCCAGGGGCCGGTGTCGTTCGTCCTCCTCGTCTTCCCCGCTCTCGCGGTGTACCTCGCGAGCTGGACCGGGTGGCTGGTGACGGCGAACGGCTACGACCGCGGCAGCGACCCGAACCCGCTCGTCGCCCTGTGGAACTACCACGAGGCGATGCTCGGCTTCCACGTGGGCCTCACCCGCGGGCACCCCTACGCGAGCCCGGCCTGGGAGTGGCCGTTCCTGCTCCGCCCGACCGCGGTGTGGGTGGACAGCGATCCGACCGGCTGCGGCGTCGACCGCTGCATCGGCGTGATCTCGGCGATCCCCAACCCGCTCATCTGGTACGGCGGCGTCGCGGCCAGCGTGTACCTGCTCTACCGCCTCGTCCGCCGCTGGATCACGCGGCAGCCGGTCGGCCCGGCGCTCAGCCTGCCGCTCGTGGGGCTCGCGGTGACGTATCTGCCCTGGCTGATGTTCCCCGACCGCACGATCTTCCAGTTCTACACGGTCGTGATGATGCCGTTCCTCGTGCTCGCGCTCACCGTCACGCTGCGGATCATCGCCGGGCGCCGGGAGGATCCGCTCCCGCGCCGCCAGTCGGGAGAGCGCACCGTCCTGATCTACCTCGGCGTCGTCGTCCTGGTCTCGGCGTTCTTCCTGCCGCTGTGGACGGGGATGAGCGTTCCCTACGACTTCTGGCGCCTGCACAACTGGCTGCCCGGCTGGGTCTGACCGACGGGCTGGCGGCCCCCGCGCCCTGTCAGGGGGTCTCGTCGGCCACGTGCTCCACGAGCGGGAGCACGCGACCGGAGAGGTGCGTGCGCATGGCGATGGAGGACGCGGTCCGCGCGACGCCCGGCACGAGGGCCACCCGGTCCAGCACCTCCTGGAGCCGCGTCGCATCGCGGGCGACGAGCCGGAGCTGCATGTCGCTCGCGCCCGTGACGGTGTGCATGTCGACGATCTCCAGCACCGCGTCCGCGAGGGCGGTCGCGACGTCGTCGTGTCCGACCTTCTGATCGATCTCGACGAGGCAGAACGCCACGACGCCGTACCCGAAGCCGGCGGGGTCGATGCGCGGCACGATCGCCTCGATCACCCCGCCCTCGTGCAGGCGCGCGAGACGGCTGGTGGCCGTCCCCCGCGCGATGCCCAGCCGGCGTGCGCACTCCAGCAGGGGCAGCTGCGGCGACTCCGTCAGCAGCCGGATCAACGCGGCGTCGAGGCGGTCGATCCGCACGTCACTCCTTGACGATCCCGGGGCGGGCCACACCCCGCGTCACGCGGGCGACGACCAGCAGCACGGCGGTGAGCCCGAGCGTGAGCAGCAGCTGGATGCGCGCGGCCGGATCGATCATCGCCAGCGCGATCACGGCCGCGAGCAGCACCAGGCAGAGCCACGAGACCCAGGGGAAGCCCCAGAGCCGCATGGGCATCGCCTCACCGGCGCGGTCGGCCCGCCGGCGCAGCACGATCTGCGAGATCGCCGTCGCGGTCCAGATCACGAGCAGCGTCGACCCCACGACGTTCAGCAGTGCCGGCAGCACCACGTCCGGGAACGCCCAGTTGAGTCCGACGGTGACGAAGCCGAACGCCACCGAGGCGAGGACGGCGACGAACGGCACGCCCTTGAGGCTCGTCCGGGTGACGGACAGCGGTGCCAGCCCGCGTTCCCCCAGGGAGTACGCCATCCGCGACGCGCCGTAGATGTTGGCGTTCATGGCCGAGAGCAGCGCGATCACGACGATGAGGTCCATGACGAGGCCGACGCCCGGGATGTTCAGCGTGTCCAGCACGGCCGAGAACGGACCGGCCTGCACGGCGGGGTCGTCCCACGGGAGCACCGCGACGATGACGAAGATCGAGCCGACGTAGAAGATGAGGATGCGCACGAGCACCTCGCGCACGATCCGGCGGATGTTGCGGGACGGATCGTCCGACTCGGCGGCCGCGATCGCGACGACCTCGGTACCTCCGAACGCGAAGACCACGATGAGGAGCGCCGCGGCGATGCCGGTGATGCCGTGCGGCGCGAAGCCGCCCTGGTCCACGAGGTTCGAGATGCCGGTCGCCGGCACGCCGGGGATGAGTCCGACGATCGCGCACACGCCGACGACGAGGAAGGCGATGATCGCGGCGACCTTGATCGCCGCGAACCAGAACTCGAAGCGGCCGTAGTTGCGCACGCCGAAGAGGTTCACCGCGGTGAGGGCCACGACGAACACGAGCACCCAGACCCACGCCGGGATCCCGGGTACCCAGTTCGCCACGATCCCGGCCGCGCCGGTCGCCTCGGCGGCGATCACGACGACGAGCTGGATCCAGTACAGCCAGCCCACCGCGCTGCCGGCGCTGCGCCCCATGGCCTTCTGGGCGTAGGAGCTGAAGGCGCCGGAGCTCGGGCGGGCCGCGACCATCTCGGCGAGCATCGCCATCACGAGCACGACGATGCCGCCCGCGACGAGGTAGGAGATGAGCACGGCGGGTCCGGCGATGCTGATCGCCTGCCCGGAGCCGACGAACAGCCCCGCGCCGATCGCGCCGCCGAGCCCCATCATGGAGATCTGGCGGCGGGTGAGGCCCGGGTGCAGGCCCTTCGTGGTCGTCGTGGTGACGGGGACCTCGGTCACGGGATCGTTGGTCATGCGTCCATCGGTCATGCGTTCACCTCGGCGAGCTCGGTCTCGAGGGCGGCTTCCACCCGGTCGATGTCCTCCACGGAGCCGGACGAGATGCGGATGCCCTCGCCGGGGAAGGCGCGAGCGACGACGCCGCCGGCGTGCAGGAGGGCGTCGAGTTCGGCGGTGCGCTCCCCCGCGGGTACCCAGACGAAGTTGGCCTGCGAGCGCACGGCGGGCCAGCCGGCGGCGGTGAGCACGGTGTACAGCCGATCGCGCTGTGCCACGACCTCGTCGATGCGGACGGCGAGCTCGTCCTCCGCGGCGAGCGAGGCGAGGGCCGCGGCCTGGGCGAGGTCGGTGACCCCGAACGGCACGGCCACCTTGCGCTGCGCCTCGGCGATCACGGTGGGGGCGATCGCGTAGCCGATGCGGAGCCCGGCCAGGCCGTAGGCCTTGGAGAACGTGTGCAGCACCGCGACGTGCGGGTGGCGACGGAACAGCTCGATGCCGGCGCCGCGACTGTCCGTGCGGTCGAAGTGCACGTAGGCCTCGTCGATGACGACGAGGACGTCGTGCGGCACCGCGGCGACGAACCGCTCCAGGGCCTCGGCGTCGACGACGGTGCCGGTCGGGTTGTTGGGGTTGCACACGAAGACGAGACGGGTGCGCGGGGTGATCGCGGCACGCATCGCGTCGAGGTCGTGGCCGTGATCGGCGTCCAGCGGCACGGCGACGGGCGTCGCGCCCGCGATCCGGACGAGCGAGGGGTAGGCCTCGAAGGACCGCCAGGCGAAGACGACCTCGTCCCCCTCGCCGGCCACCGCGTGGATGAGCTGGGCGGCGATCTCCACCGACCCCGCCCCGACGGTCACCTGCGCCGGGTCCACGGCGTACCGGGCGGCGAGCGCCTCCCGGACCGCGGAGGCGCTCATGTCCGGGTAGCGGTGGATGCCGGCCACCCGGTCCTGCACGGCGCGCACGACGGAGGGCAGCGGCGGATGCGGGGACTCGTTCGAGGAGAGCTTGGAGGCACCGGCCGGGGCGGAGCGCCCCTGTCGGTAGGCGGGCACGGCGTCGAGACCGGCGCGGGCGGAGAGAGTCATCGTCAGAGCATCCTTGCTGTGATCCGAGAGGGGTCGCGTCACCCTAGAACGGATCGCGGGCGCTGGGCAAACCGTGCACTCGAAGCTGCGCATCGCGCGCACTCGACGGGCAGACGGACGCCGCACGGTAGGCAGAATGCACAGCGCTGCGCCGGAGAAGGGCGCTCACCGTGCGCGCGAGATCGCGGCCGGATCGCTCACCGGCAGGCGACAGACGAAGGCGCGGCAGTCGTAGGCGCGCTCGGCGGTCGCCTCCTTGCCCTCGAACAGCTCGAACCCCGCGGCGGCGAACCCCGCGGCCTGCGCCGGCGTGACGATCGCGACGACATCGGCATCGGCCCCGCGGGCGGCGGCGGCGAGCGCCCCACCCGGCTCCTCCGTCACCACGACGAGCTGCCGCGGTGCCGCGGCGAGTCCGGCGGCGACCCGCAGCAGACTGCCGTGGGCGAAGGGCTGGGCGAGGGCCCGGGAGGCGAGGGCCTCCACCCGCTCGGCCGCCGCCGCGCGATAGCGGTCCCCCGCCCCGAGCCGCCAGGCGGTGAGCGCAGCCTGCGCGACCGCGGCCGTGTCCGAGGGAAGGTCGCCGTCGGTGTGGTCGGGCGAGGCGGCGATGCCCTGCGCGCGGAGCAACGGGTCGTCCCCCGCGGCGCCGTCCAGCACCTCGTCGAGGAGGCCCAGGGCCGTGACCGCCGGAGCGACGTCGCCGGTGGCCGCCGCGAGGGCGAACAGCCCCTCGGCGAGCAGCGCGAGGTCGGCGGCCGTGGCGACCGCGGCGGAGGCCCGGCCGTCCAGCGATGCCCGCACGAGCGCGCCGTCGGCCCCGCGATTGGTGCCGAGCACGGCGGCGGCGGCCTCCGCAGCGGCGGCGATCCACGCGTCTTCGCCGAGTGTCGCGCCCGCGCGGGCGAGTGCCGCGATCGCGAGGCCGTTCCATCCCGTGATGACCTTGCCGTCCACCGCCGGCGGCTCCAAGGCGGTGCGATCCGCAACCGGACGGAGGTAGTACCCACCCTCGTTGCGAACGCCGTCGATCCACGACTCGGAGTCCTGTGCGGCCCCGAAGCCCCCGTCCGCGCGCCGCAGAGTGCCGAGCAGGAAGCGGGCGATGCCGCGGGCGGTCTCCTCGTCGCCGGCGTCGAGCGCGACCTCGAGCAGCTGGGCGTTGTCGGTCAGCATGCGCTCGTAGTGCGGCACCGTCCAGTCACGCCGGGTCGCGTAGCGGAAGAACCCGCCGTCGGCGTCACGCAGGTCCGAGTTCGCCATCGCCGCGAGGGCGCGTTCGGCCGCAGCCGCCGCCTCCGGTACGGCCGCGCGGATGAGGGGCTCCTGGAGGAACCGCAGGGTCGTGGCCACCGGGAACTTCGGAGCTCCGCCGAAGCCGCCGAACTCCGCGTCCTCCCTGGCAGCGAGGCCGCGGGCGGCTTCCGCGAGGGCGGCGGTGTCCGGCAGGGTCGATGCCGTGGCCTGCGCGGCCTCGGCGAGCGCCGCGGTCACTGCGTCCGCGGATTCCTCGGCCTGCGCCCGTCGCGTCGTCCACGCCTCGCGGACGGCCACCAGCACATCGCGGAACGCGGGCATCGGCGGTCGCGCCTCCGGCGGCCAGTAGGTCCCCGCGTAGAAGGCGCGACCGGCGGGCGTGGTGAACACCGTGAGCGGCCAGCCGAGGTTCTGCGTGAACGCCGACGCGGCGGCCATGTAGGCCCCGTCGACGTGCGGATGCTCCTCGCGGTCGACCTTCACCGCGACGAACCCCTCGTTGATGCGGGCGGCGGTCTCCGGGTCGGCGAACGACTCGCGCGCCATCACATGGCACCAGTGGCAGGTGGAGTAGCCGATCGAGATCAGCATCGGCACATCCCGGCGGCGGGCCTCGGCGAAGGCCTCCTCCCCCCAGGGGTACCAGTCGACGGGATTGTCGGCGTGGGCCCGCAGGTAAGGGCTGAGGGTGTCGGCGAGACGGTTCGTCATGCTTCCACGCTACGCCGGGGTCACCGGCTCCGGACCCGGGTCAGCCGACGAGCAGCTCCGCGGGGCGCGACAGGGTGTAGCCGACGAGCGGGAGGGCCCGCTCGGCCGCGAGCGCGATCCGCGCACGCAGCACGTCGGTCGCCACCTCGTAGCCGTCGAAGTCGGTCGTGCTCGCGTACACGCCGAGCGGGAGGGTGAGCGCCTGGAAGAACGCGAACAGGGGGCGCAGCTGGTGCTCGATCATGAGGGCGTGCCGCTCGCCCCCGCCGGTCGCGGCGAGGAGCACCGGCGTGCCGACCAGCGCGTACTGGTCCACGAAGTCGAACAGGTGCTTGAACAGCCCCGTGAACGAGGCGCGGTACACCGGGCTGCCCACGATGAGGAGGTCGGCGGTCTCGATCGCACGCAGGTTCGCCTCCACCTCCGGCGGGAGCTGGTCACGGGTGAGAGCACCCGCGAGGGAGGGGCCGACCTGCGTGAGCTCGATCAGCTGCGCCTCGACCGGGGCACGCTCGGCGATCGCGGCGGTGATCGCACGGAGGAGGGCGGTGGTCTTGCTCGGCTCGTGGAGGGAGCCCGAGACGGCGACGACGCGGAGCGGAGCTGTCATGGGCTCGACGGTACCCACGCGGACGCCCCGTGTCGCGCGAAGCGACACGGGGCGTCATGTGGAACGGAGACGAGCCGCGGGCCGCGGGCTCGGGAGCAAGGCTCCGGTCAGTGCTGGCTCGGTGACGGCGTCAGTGCCGAGCCCGCGGCCGGTATGAGGGCGGGATCAGTTGACCTCGTCGGGGTGCGAGCCCACGCGGCCGGAGCCGTCGAGCGGGTCGAGCGCGTCGATCGCGGCGATCTCGGCGTCGGTGAGCTCGAAGCCGAACACGTCCAGGTTCTCGCGCAGGCGCTCCGGACGCACCGACTTCGGGAAGACGATGATGCCCTTCTGCAGGTGCCAGCGCAGGACGGCCTGTGCGGGGGTCACGCCGTGGGCGGCGGCCGCCTCCGCGATCGCCGGGGTGCCGAAGAGGTCGTACTTGCCCTGGCCGAGCGGACCCCAGGCCTCGATGCGGACGCCGTTGGCCTCGGCCCACGCGACCTCCTCGCGGCGCTGGTAGGCCGGGTGCAGCTCGATCTGGTTCACAGCCGGGACGACGCCGGTCTCCTTCACCGTGCGCTCCAGGTGCGGCACGAGGAAATTCGAGACGCCGATGCTGCGGGTCAGGCCCGCGTCGCGCAGCTCGACGAGCTTCGCGAACGCGTGGACGTAGTCGTCCTTCGCCGGGGTGGGCCAGTGCACGAGGTACAGGTCCACCTGCTCCAGGCCGAGCTTCTCGAGGCTCTCGCCGATGGCGGCGCGGGGCTCGTCGTCGTGGTGGCGGTCGTTCCACAGCTTCGTGGTGACGAAGAGCTCCTCGCGGGGGATGCCGGAGGACGCGATGGCCGCGCCGACGCCCTCCTCGTTGCCGTAGATCGCGGCGGTGTCGATGTGGCGGTACCCGATCTCGAGGGCCTCGCTCACCGCCTTCTCGGTCTCTGCCGGCGGCACCTTGAAGACGCCGTAGCCCAGCTGGGGGATGGAGTTGCCGTCGTTCAGTTCGAGTGCAGGAATGGTCATCCCCCCAGCCTAGGACCTGTGATGACAGGTGCGCCCGTGCGGATGACGAAAAGCGTCAGCGCCGAGGGACCGCGGCCATCGCGGCGGCCCCCTTCCCGACGAGACGTTCCAGCGGGCCGCGGCCGACGAACATCGCCCACAGCGTCGTGACCAGCAGGAGTCCCACGGCGGTGAGCGCCCAGAAGGCGTTGTCCGCGATGAAGCCGCCGGGACCCGCGACGAGGACGACGGAGACGACGTGCAGGCTGTATGCCGTGAGCGGCATGGACCCCAGCGCACCGAGGGGCAGCAGCGGCCAGCGCAGCGGACGGCTCAGCAGCAGGCACAGCGCGACCACCGCGAGGGCGAAGCCACCGGAGCCCAGGATCTCGGCGGTGCCACCGCTGTGCGGGTCGACAGCGAAGACCGCGCGGACCATGGAGCCGAGCGGATCCGTCGCGGCGAGCGCCTCGGGATAGCTCTCCCAGCCGGACGGCGGCATCACATCGTCGGGGATGAACGACGACGACAGGCTCTCGTCGGGGAGGCTGTCCAGGCTCTCGTCGGGAAGGATCTCGATGCTCTCACTCCCGGAGGAGGCGCTGGTCGAGGAGACGATCGATCCCGTCTCTCCCCCCAGCCCCGCGCCCGCGCCGAGGGCGCCCAGGCCGTAGCCGATCGCGGCGAGGACCACGCCGACGACGAGGGCGACGACGGCCGTGCGCACCTCCTGCACCCGGAGCCGCCCCAGAGCCATGCCGCCGAGCACGAGCGCCAGCCACACGGTGATCGGATAGGTGCCGTAGAGCACGAACCCGATGCCCGCGCCGAACGGCTGCAGCGCCACCGCACTGAGCAGAGCGAGCAGCGCCGGACCGGCGAGGGCGAGGACGGCGGCGCCGAGGAGCAGCTGCCGCGGTCGCCACCGCAGCACCGGGATGACGGCGACGTAGAGCAGGCCGTACAGGGTGAGGATCACGGCGATCGGCGTGTTGAGGAGCTCCAGAGCGAGGCCGATCACGAAGATCACCGCGCCGCGGCCCACGAGGTTGAGGCGGATGCTCGGCAGGCGCTCCCGCTCCGGCAGCACGTCGCGCCCGGTCATGAGGGCGATGGAGACGCCGGCGAGCAGCGCGAAGAGGATCGAGGAGCGGCCGTGCACGAGGTCGGTCCAGGTGGTCGGGTCGCCCCACTCGAACGCCTCCGTCACCCCGACGTGGGCACCGGCCATGCCGAGGATCGCCAGACCCCGCGCGACGTCGAGACCGAGGATGCGCGGCGGCCGCCCGAAATCACGGAACCAGCGCACGGGGCGGAGAGCAGTCATCACCCGATGATCGTATGCGGGGATCGCGGCGACCCCGGTGCGCATCCCGGCATACGATGGAGGGCTATGTCCTCCCCCATGATCTCCTACCCTCCGGAGCTGCCCGTCAGCGCGGCCAGGGACGAGATCGCCGACGCCATCCGCGACCACCAGGTCGTCATCGTCGCCGGTGCGACCGGATCGGGGAAGACC includes:
- a CDS encoding class I SAM-dependent methyltransferase produces the protein MSPDLRPPAGADSVARAYDARAEEYREVAGDLGLTDPRDRELIRKWRDETPGRLLDAGCGPGHWTAFLHGDDGAEFGTGRDVEGIDLSTAFIRGARVQYPHLSFHHGSFRTLPQASGTVGGVLAWYSVIHTPPAELPDVFAEFARVLASGGGLLLGYFVGEPRAVFPHAVAPAFFWTAEALAPLLAAAGLELQWSETREREAGEISSRPHGALRALRS
- the rsmI gene encoding 16S rRNA (cytidine(1402)-2'-O)-methyltransferase, whose translation is MIILAATPIGNLGDASRRLVEVLENAEIVVAEDTRTTQRLLQALKIDNRPRLIALHDHNEKQKAAELAALAAETDLVVLSDAGMPTVSDPGYGLVAEAVAQGVTVTAIPGPSAVLMALAISGLPTDRFTFEGFLPRKPGERRATLSALAAEPRTMVFFESPSRLATTLTDMGAAFGADRRIAVCRELTKLYEEVRRGTASELAAWAADGVKGEIVVVVEGAPRRDASPEDALAQVQALVADGTRLKEAASEVAALTGLSSRDLYQAALAARSR
- a CDS encoding dolichyl-phosphate-mannose--protein mannosyltransferase — encoded protein: MTAPEPLLPLPEERLTRYERLRDRVLQAPDWGRAIGWLAPLLVTALAAVLRLANVGHPHQLAFDETYYVKDAWSLWSLGYEGVWGENANDAFVTLQELPLTNKGAFIVHPPLGKWLIALGMAIGGPDNSAGWRLATALLGAGSVLLVFLIARRLTGSVVAATVAGTLLAIDGLSIVMSRIALLDGILTFFVLLGVLFVLIDRQRTIPLLERRNPDDEHPLWGPILWRRPWLVAAGLALGAASAVKWSGLYVLAGFGLYVVITDALARRRGGVVVWPASAVFRQGPVSFVLLVFPALAVYLASWTGWLVTANGYDRGSDPNPLVALWNYHEAMLGFHVGLTRGHPYASPAWEWPFLLRPTAVWVDSDPTGCGVDRCIGVISAIPNPLIWYGGVAASVYLLYRLVRRWITRQPVGPALSLPLVGLAVTYLPWLMFPDRTIFQFYTVVMMPFLVLALTVTLRIIAGRREDPLPRRQSGERTVLIYLGVVVLVSAFFLPLWTGMSVPYDFWRLHNWLPGWV
- a CDS encoding Lrp/AsnC family transcriptional regulator; protein product: MRIDRLDAALIRLLTESPQLPLLECARRLGIARGTATSRLARLHEGGVIEAIVPRIDPAGFGYGVVAFCLVEIDQKVGHDDVATALADAVLEIVDMHTVTGASDMQLRLVARDATRLQEVLDRVALVPGVARTASSIAMRTHLSGRVLPLVEHVADETP
- a CDS encoding amino acid permease, which produces MTNDPVTEVPVTTTTTKGLHPGLTRRQISMMGLGGAIGAGLFVGSGQAISIAGPAVLISYLVAGGIVVLVMAMLAEMVAARPSSGAFSSYAQKAMGRSAGSAVGWLYWIQLVVVIAAEATGAAGIVANWVPGIPAWVWVLVFVVALTAVNLFGVRNYGRFEFWFAAIKVAAIIAFLVVGVCAIVGLIPGVPATGISNLVDQGGFAPHGITGIAAALLIVVFAFGGTEVVAIAAAESDDPSRNIRRIVREVLVRILIFYVGSIFVIVAVLPWDDPAVQAGPFSAVLDTLNIPGVGLVMDLIVVIALLSAMNANIYGASRMAYSLGERGLAPLSVTRTSLKGVPFVAVLASVAFGFVTVGLNWAFPDVVLPALLNVVGSTLLVIWTATAISQIVLRRRADRAGEAMPMRLWGFPWVSWLCLVLLAAVIALAMIDPAARIQLLLTLGLTAVLLVVARVTRGVARPGIVKE
- the hisC gene encoding histidinol-phosphate transaminase, whose product is MTLSARAGLDAVPAYRQGRSAPAGASKLSSNESPHPPLPSVVRAVQDRVAGIHRYPDMSASAVREALAARYAVDPAQVTVGAGSVEIAAQLIHAVAGEGDEVVFAWRSFEAYPSLVRIAGATPVAVPLDADHGHDLDAMRAAITPRTRLVFVCNPNNPTGTVVDAEALERFVAAVPHDVLVVIDEAYVHFDRTDSRGAGIELFRRHPHVAVLHTFSKAYGLAGLRIGYAIAPTVIAEAQRKVAVPFGVTDLAQAAALASLAAEDELAVRIDEVVAQRDRLYTVLTAAGWPAVRSQANFVWVPAGERTAELDALLHAGGVVARAFPGEGIRISSGSVEDIDRVEAALETELAEVNA
- a CDS encoding thioredoxin domain-containing protein; the encoded protein is MTNRLADTLSPYLRAHADNPVDWYPWGEEAFAEARRRDVPMLISIGYSTCHWCHVMARESFADPETAARINEGFVAVKVDREEHPHVDGAYMAAASAFTQNLGWPLTVFTTPAGRAFYAGTYWPPEARPPMPAFRDVLVAVREAWTTRRAQAEESADAVTAALAEAAQATASTLPDTAALAEAARGLAAREDAEFGGFGGAPKFPVATTLRFLQEPLIRAAVPEAAAAAERALAAMANSDLRDADGGFFRYATRRDWTVPHYERMLTDNAQLLEVALDAGDEETARGIARFLLGTLRRADGGFGAAQDSESWIDGVRNEGGYYLRPVADRTALEPPAVDGKVITGWNGLAIAALARAGATLGEDAWIAAAAEAAAAVLGTNRGADGALVRASLDGRASAAVATAADLALLAEGLFALAAATGDVAPAVTALGLLDEVLDGAAGDDPLLRAQGIAASPDHTDGDLPSDTAAVAQAALTAWRLGAGDRYRAAAAERVEALASRALAQPFAHGSLLRVAAGLAAAPRQLVVVTEEPGGALAAAARGADADVVAIVTPAQAAGFAAAGFELFEGKEATAERAYDCRAFVCRLPVSDPAAISRAR
- the msuE gene encoding FMN reductase, which codes for MTAPLRVVAVSGSLHEPSKTTALLRAITAAIAERAPVEAQLIELTQVGPSLAGALTRDQLPPEVEANLRAIETADLLIVGSPVYRASFTGLFKHLFDFVDQYALVGTPVLLAATGGGERHALMIEHQLRPLFAFFQALTLPLGVYASTTDFDGYEVATDVLRARIALAAERALPLVGYTLSRPAELLVG
- a CDS encoding aldo/keto reductase yields the protein MTIPALELNDGNSIPQLGYGVFKVPPAETEKAVSEALEIGYRHIDTAAIYGNEEGVGAAIASSGIPREELFVTTKLWNDRHHDDEPRAAIGESLEKLGLEQVDLYLVHWPTPAKDDYVHAFAKLVELRDAGLTRSIGVSNFLVPHLERTVKETGVVPAVNQIELHPAYQRREEVAWAEANGVRIEAWGPLGQGKYDLFGTPAIAEAAAAHGVTPAQAVLRWHLQKGIIVFPKSVRPERLRENLDVFGFELTDAEIAAIDALDPLDGSGRVGSHPDEVN
- a CDS encoding heparan-alpha-glucosaminide N-acetyltransferase domain-containing protein — translated: MTALRPVRWFRDFGRPPRILGLDVARGLAILGMAGAHVGVTEAFEWGDPTTWTDLVHGRSSILFALLAGVSIALMTGRDVLPERERLPSIRLNLVGRGAVIFVIGLALELLNTPIAVILTLYGLLYVAVIPVLRWRPRQLLLGAAVLALAGPALLALLSAVALQPFGAGIGFVLYGTYPITVWLALVLGGMALGRLRVQEVRTAVVALVVGVVLAAIGYGLGALGAGAGLGGETGSIVSSTSASSGSESIEILPDESLDSLPDESLSSSFIPDDVMPPSGWESYPEALAATDPLGSMVRAVFAVDPHSGGTAEILGSGGFALAVVALCLLLSRPLRWPLLPLGALGSMPLTAYSLHVVSVVLVAGPGGFIADNAFWALTAVGLLLVTTLWAMFVGRGPLERLVGKGAAAMAAVPRR